In Bacillota bacterium, the following proteins share a genomic window:
- a CDS encoding TolC family protein, whose translation MGSLMRGGRKLLPILATLIALLMIGPIQSVDALGVEGINLDDIQTLADILEVALTTDKGIKAAGYQLEAAQAQLEQAKAGLWPQIQLGAEGKVSNAPELGMAKDTFRTVSGRVTWAQALKPNNDLQAGLKITELGIEGATIAQQQAVVELVYRVQSAYMALVEAVNGHRLAEASVAIAQRKVEIASEKLAAGVATPLDVLTAQNELLQAQTMLNAANGGVDLAVLGLLQIIGLDHNFLANGRQWAENLVATQDVTPVRWPVEYEEAVNYALTHRYDLLATENQVEMARINVESLAGKRDWKLSLAGTKQAEEVTLMGSIDTDWMAVASVSANKQWGEPSPSPMGLMDLLIPEIINKHGSEVIKDYLPDESRDNQDPWSIGLELSYTLGDGGAKEARIREADAEYQRAKLLYEGLVDSVSIAVFAAQEKVTQTWAAYQLAQSYLEQARGNLERMELLFELGSVTETELLDVDLMVRQAENEVQATGLTYELAKTELAMAIGVAAEKLVHAVAIGDWALVLN comes from the coding sequence ATGGGTAGTTTGATGCGGGGTGGGAGGAAGCTCCTACCGATACTTGCTACGCTAATCGCGTTGCTGATGATAGGACCAATCCAATCGGTTGATGCTCTCGGTGTCGAGGGCATCAACCTCGATGATATCCAGACTTTGGCGGACATACTCGAGGTTGCTCTCACCACAGATAAGGGTATTAAAGCTGCCGGTTACCAGCTGGAAGCGGCTCAGGCTCAACTTGAGCAGGCCAAGGCAGGCTTATGGCCCCAAATTCAGCTGGGGGCGGAGGGCAAAGTGTCCAACGCGCCGGAATTGGGTATGGCCAAAGACACCTTCCGAACTGTGTCGGGAAGGGTCACCTGGGCCCAGGCGCTAAAGCCCAACAATGATCTACAGGCGGGCCTGAAAATCACCGAGTTGGGCATCGAAGGTGCCACCATTGCCCAGCAACAGGCTGTGGTTGAGCTGGTGTATCGGGTACAGTCAGCCTACATGGCCTTGGTGGAAGCCGTCAATGGCCATCGCTTAGCCGAGGCCAGTGTGGCTATCGCCCAGCGGAAGGTTGAGATCGCCTCGGAGAAATTGGCAGCCGGGGTGGCCACGCCACTGGATGTCTTAACGGCGCAGAATGAACTGTTACAAGCCCAAACGATGCTGAATGCCGCTAACGGCGGTGTGGATCTGGCTGTATTGGGATTGCTGCAGATCATTGGTCTGGATCACAATTTCCTGGCCAATGGGAGACAGTGGGCAGAGAACTTGGTAGCCACCCAAGACGTGACACCGGTTCGTTGGCCAGTGGAGTATGAGGAGGCCGTCAACTATGCCCTGACCCATCGCTACGACTTGTTGGCTACGGAAAACCAGGTAGAGATGGCCCGGATCAATGTGGAATCCCTAGCGGGAAAACGAGATTGGAAGCTGTCTTTGGCAGGAACCAAACAAGCAGAAGAGGTCACCTTAATGGGTTCCATCGACACCGATTGGATGGCGGTAGCCAGTGTCTCGGCAAACAAGCAATGGGGCGAACCGAGTCCTTCGCCCATGGGGTTGATGGATCTGCTCATCCCAGAAATAATCAACAAACATGGCTCAGAAGTAATCAAGGATTACTTGCCCGACGAGTCAAGGGACAACCAAGATCCCTGGTCTATCGGTCTAGAACTTTCCTATACCTTGGGCGATGGAGGGGCGAAAGAGGCCAGAATTAGAGAGGCTGACGCTGAGTATCAGAGGGCCAAGCTGCTCTATGAGGGTCTCGTTGACAGTGTATCCATTGCCGTGTTTGCAGCTCAGGAGAAGGTGACCCAAACCTGGGCCGCCTATCAGTTGGCACAATCTTATCTGGAGCAGGCCCGGGGCAATCTGGAGCGGATGGAGCTGCTCTTTGAACTGGGTTCGGTGACTGAGACCGAGCTGTTAGACGTGGACCTGATGGTACGCCAGGCGGAGAATGAAGTGCAAGCTACTGGACTTACCTATGAACTAGCTAAGACAGAGCTGGCGATGGCCATTGGAGTGGCGGCCGAAAAATTGGTGCACGCGGTGGCAATAGGGGATTGGGCCCTGGTATTGAACTAG
- a CDS encoding TetR/AcrR family transcriptional regulator, with protein MAASSDKHKRILEAATQLFGELGYSKARIETIAEMAGVAKGTVYLYFKNKPDLFASCIENRIDELIALLETEIEKCSSATEAIRKLIEIHVKTFDENMGFADLVRQNLVNLDHILREQLMARHYQARQMIEEWVGKICCPDSGITPSVVVDVLIGATTFAVASIHLTNGELDTETLVEELTALLAPGITGQFA; from the coding sequence TTGGCTGCATCGTCGGACAAACATAAGAGAATCCTGGAAGCGGCGACCCAGTTGTTTGGCGAATTGGGCTATTCCAAGGCTCGGATTGAAACTATTGCCGAGATGGCCGGAGTTGCCAAGGGTACGGTATACCTATATTTCAAGAATAAGCCCGATTTGTTTGCTTCCTGCATTGAGAATCGAATTGACGAACTGATTGCTCTATTAGAAACGGAAATTGAGAAGTGCTCCTCCGCCACCGAAGCCATTCGCAAGTTGATTGAAATCCATGTCAAGACCTTCGATGAGAACATGGGATTTGCGGATTTGGTTCGGCAGAATCTGGTCAATCTCGATCACATCCTTCGAGAACAGTTGATGGCCCGCCATTATCAGGCTCGACAAATGATAGAAGAATGGGTGGGCAAGATCTGTTGTCCCGATTCCGGTATTACGCCGTCCGTTGTTGTCGATGTGTTGATCGGGGCCACAACCTTTGCCGTTGCCTCTATACATCTGACCAACGGAGAGCTAGATACAGAGACCCTGGTAGAGGAACTGACGGCCCTGCTGGCTCCAGGGATAACGGGACAATTCGCCTAA